The genomic region TATCTAGCAAGCTAGTTCACTTAACTACCTGGTTGCCTGTCGAAGCCTTTGTTAATGTTTATAGACAGCTAACTGTAGTTGCTCTTTGTTTTGACTTTACATAGCTTTCTTtgttagccaactagctagctcGCAACGTGTTGTTACTTGCAGCATGTTAATGTTTACAAGCGAAAATACTGGGTTCAGTTTAGTCCCCGCCCACTTTGCCTGTAAACATAATGCCTGTCCCAATTTTGGACGACCTCTGTTAGCTAGCTGTTTGATGTTGCATTTACACCTGATTTGATTTGTAAGAACTAAGAAGTTAATTGCAGCAGCTAACAACGTAGTTAGCTACTTTCATCGGTATGATGATGAAATCTCAAAGTTAGTGGAGACAGTTCAAGTAGGAATAACGTTCTAAAAATGTATTTCTTCATGCAGGCTACTAGGCCTAGCTATTGTGTTTGTTTCGCTTGAGACTTCGATTTTGTTCTGTTTCAACAGTGCATTATGTTGGGCTATTTATGGACCCTTCACCTGGAAAAACGTTAGGCTAGTTGTTGAAAGTTCAAACCTGTCAATGTTCGAGTCGGGTTTTGAATTAGGTTAGCCCAAACTTAGAATCAAGATAATATGATTTTGAAAGGTAGACAacaacccccactcctctcctccactgcagCTAAAATCAGTGGTTCAAGCCAAATTTGCGTTGCCTTTATTGGGCCAACAGCCGGGGAGTATTTCCTCTTTTTTTCTTAGTGAGGGCAGCAAGCTCTCCCAAAGAGAGCCCCTTCAGGAGAGAGTTTTGTTTGATGGAAAATCTCATGCCTCAGAGCAGCCACATGTCTGAGAAAGGGagtgcagtggttcccaaacgtgttatagtctcctaccccttcaaacattcaacctccagctgcataccccctctagcaccagggtcagcgcactctcaaatgttgttttttggcATCATTGTAAGTCTGCCACACACTGTACAatgcatttattaaacataagattGATTGAGTTTTTGTCATAACCTGGCTcctgggaagtgacaaagagctcttataggaccagggcacaaataataatcaatacttttgctctttatttagccattttACATATGAAACCTTATTTCTTAAtaaaaaattgtgaataactcaccacaggttaatgagaagggtgtgcttgaaaggatgcacataactctgcaatgttgggttgtattggagcgtcttaaatcattttccacacaccgTCTGTGCTtctatttagttttcatgctagtgagggccgagcaTCCACTCTCACATATGTCGTGtatttggctatgccggattaagtgatatgacgtgctattctataaaataatttatctgtaattaatattacctgattaagctaatcaGGTTAATGTAATTAACCATGtcagggcaccacaaaataatgtttatagagctgttatcttctgaataaactcttaaagacctggtaaACGTTTACCTCAATAGGAGTCAATATCTAATCGTCACTTTATTTAGACTCATCTGAAAGTTGGAAATTATTGGTTATcctcacgaaccctggctaacgaACCCTCATTAaccaacgcatattttcaactggttggattaccaaaATATGGTTCCGTTTCCCATCTTTTGATGTCACTCTATGTTAACAAAGGCATTTTCAATAGTCACTttggtagagtagagagaggaaaaaggggaaaggtatttatgggggtcataaacctccccACCTCAGGCCAATGTGATGACACATAGGGACGTGGTAGCAAAGGGTATCAGTGTCtaaacagcgcgatttgccaaggcaagaaactcttGAGCGCCTCCCTATctagaaatctggcagtggcttctgattaaattacattttcacagaaccacttgttgcaattttgacgaggctctcttgttcaAACATCGGTAAGtgaactggaggcagggcatgaaaaggAAAATGAATCCAGTTGTCTAGTTGTCTGTGTCATCCGTGTCAAGAAGGTACATGCGTAATTGTGCACCCAGCTCATTCAGGTGCTTCgttatatcacatttgacatcgTCCGTaaacttgagttcatttgcacacaaaaaaatcatacaatggtggaaatacctgtgtgttgtccttgttaatgcagacagaaaagagctcccacttcttaatcatagcctcaattttgtcccacacattgaatatagttgcggagagtccctgtaatcctagattcagatcattcaggcaaaAAAAAACATCAACCATATAGGCCAGTTGTGTTAGAAACTCGTCACCATGCAAGTGGTCAGATGTGGAGATTATGGTCAGTCAGGAAAACTTTAAGCTCAACTCTCAATTTGAAAAAAGtatcaatactttgccccttgataaccagcgcacttctgtatgttgtaaaagcgttacacggtcgctgcccatatcattgcataatgcagaaaatacacaagagttcaggggccttgctttaataAAGTTAACCATTTTTACTGTAGTGTCCTAAACGTCTTTCAaactgtcaggcattcccttggcagcaagagcctcttggtggatgctgcagtttgCCCAAGTGATGTCGGGAGCAACTGCATGCAAGCGCGTtgccactccactatgtctccctgtcatggcttttgcgccatcagtacagataccaacacatcttgaccaccaaagtccatttgatgtcacaaagctgttcATTACTTTAAAAATGTCCTCTCaggttgtcctggtttccagttgtttgcagaagaggatgttttccttaattgaccccccataaacgtaacagacatataccaggagctgtgccaggcccgccacgtctgttgactcatccagctgtaacccatagaattcactggcttgtatgcaaagcagtaattgtttcaaaacatctcctgccatgtcacggatgtgtcgtgaaacagtgttgtttgatgaagacattgtctgtatagttgtTTTGTCCTttccccccagcattgtccctGGTACATCtgcagcagcaggaagaattaagtcctccacgaTAGTGTAGGGCTTCCCTGTCCTATCCACTCAGTAGCTTAtcatataagatgcttctagccccttcttattaatggtatctgttgcttttatacatgtcttactactcaaatGTCATttttattctcgctcaaaaaactcccgtggcttatttttcaaattgtcatgtttagtttctaaatgtctgcgcaagagtgaaggtttcccgctagagtaacggttaatgtgattggatgttaattatttgacaaggctacctgtatttgacattgtgttgttatttcgctgaacactacaTGGTTGAATttgatttttggcagtgaaacgaggctactcggGCGAGAAAAAGACTTTACCCAAATTTATAGCTcggttggaaaatataaatgtacggTTTGAAAATGTGATTTATTTCCCCCCATTTTTgacatttttctatttttctttttaaaaaatgaataaaatgtgaatcacatttttctttggcgtacccccgacgaCATTGCCCAGGTTGGGAATACCTGCTGTAGTGGACTCCACACGAACTTGTCTTTCATCATGATGCATTTGCTTTCGTTATTGTTACATAACGTGCCATTTTATCCTTCACGCTGTCTACTTCCCTCAccctctcaccacctccctcgCCGCCTGCTCTCTTTCCTAGTCATTTTATCCTTCACGCTGTCTACTTCCCTCAccctctcaccacctccctcgCCGCCTGCTCTCTTTCCTAGTCATTTTATCCTTCACGCTGTCTACTTCCCTCACCCTCTCACCACCTCCCTTGCCGCCTGCTCTCTTTCCTAGTCATTTTATCCTTCACGCTGTCTACTTCCCTCAccctctcaccacctccctcgCCGCCTGCTCTCTTTCCTAGTCATTTTATCCTTCACGCTGTCTACTTCCCTCAccctctcaccacctccctcgCCGCCTGCTCTCTTTCCTAGTAATTTTTTGGATGAAACCAAACTGGACCCTTTAGGTTAAAATGATATGCTTTTACACAATGACATTATTTGTTTGAACCATTTTGGCTTTAGGTTTTCGTTAGAGTGTAGAATAATGTAAGCAGCACTTCAGTTGTCCTCAACCATCAATGGAAAATGCAGATTGTTTGGTGTTAGGTTAATTTTTATTTCGAGATTTGTTAGGTTAAGTTTGTTTAGAGATCTTCTCTCTAAAACATTGCAAGAGCTGTAAATACATGGTCTCTGGCTTTGAATATCCACATTAGTTTATGCTAGTAGCACATTTGTATATTCCATTTTTTTGGATGCATCTTGAGGTTGACAGACCTGAAATCAATCTGAGGTTCAGTGGGTTTCCAAATGTCAAGAGGGATGTTTCTCTTGGCTCTGCACTCCTTCATCGCTGTTTTTGTTTGTGCATTTCTTTTGCCACTCTGTTAAGTCCATGTGAGGCCAAATGAAAGTCCCCCCAGACAATACTGACTGTTGTCTGTTAACACTTTGTTTGTTaagttgtctgtctgtgtggttacTTAGGCTAAACTGAACTCCTCTAATCCTATCATCTGACAGTGTAGGTTTACTACACGGTGGCAGTTTTTTTCAATACCATCACTGGATTTATATTCAGGTTTTTATTTTAGTATAGCCGCTGTTTAACATCCATAAGGATAATGAATTACAAACATTACATTGACTTTATAGCAAAGGCCCAATGTAGGCCAACATTTGTAGACTAATTTTCCATTCTTCCTGTAGGTGAACGCCCTCCAGAGCAAGTACGCTAAGACAAAGATGGGGGTCAAAACCTTTACCCACAGTTCCCCCACGCACAGTCAAGAGATGCTGGAAAAGCTAAATGCCCTGCGCAACGAGGGCCACCTCTGCGATGTCACTATCCGGGTGCAGGACAAGTTGTTTCTGGCGCACAAGGTGGTGCTGGCCTGCTGCAGCGAGTTCTTCCGCTCCAAACTAGTGGGCAGGCCTGAGGAGGAGGACAAGTTTGTGTTGGACTTGCACCACGTCACGGTGAGCGGCTTCACCCCTCTGCTGGAGTACGCCTAcacctccaccctctccatcagCACGGAGAACATCATCGACGTTTTAGCCGCCGCCAGTTACATGCAGATGTTCGCCGTGGCGAGCACATGCTCAGAATTCATGAAGTCCAGCATCCTCTGGAGCGCCGGGAATATGGGGCAGGAGAAACCGCAGGAGTCGGCTCTTGGCGAGAGCGCTTCCTCCCACTGCGCTTTGACGCCGTTGGACAGCAGCCTGTCGCCTGTATCCTCTGACTGCAGCGTGATGGAGAGGAACATCCCTGTGTGTCGCGAGTCGCGCCGCAAACGTAAGAGCTTTATCATGATGTCCCCAGAGAGCCCACTCAAATGCACCTCGCAGATCACCTCGCCGCAGATGCCCAACCCATCGCCCTCCTCCTTCTCGGAGACCACCACCCAGCCAGTGGACTCTTCCCTGGCCTTCCCGTGGACCTTCCCTTTCGGTATCGACCGGAGGTTCCACCCGGATAAGCAGCCCAAGCTTCCCGAGAGCCCA from Oncorhynchus keta strain PuntledgeMale-10-30-2019 chromosome 18, Oket_V2, whole genome shotgun sequence harbors:
- the LOC118397341 gene encoding zinc finger and BTB domain-containing protein 44-like isoform X3, with the translated sequence MVNALQSKYAKTKMGVKTFTHSSPTHSQEMLEKLNALRNEGHLCDVTIRVQDKLFLAHKVVLACCSEFFRSKLVGRPEEEDKFVLDLHHVTVSGFTPLLEYAYTSTLSISTENIIDVLAAASYMQMFAVASTCSEFMKSSILWSAGNMGQEKPQESALGESASSHCALTPLDSSLSPVSSDCSVMERNIPVCRESRRKRKSFIMMSPESPLKCTSQITSPQMPNPSPSSFSETTTQPVDSSLAFPWTFPFGIDRRFHPDKQPKLPESPRRLDQAGPSEVSRRLSDFLACESSIKAPLSLAGPEEDIHVKVERLSDEEVQETLSQPVSASQSSLSDQQTVPCSEQVQEDLLISPQSSSIGSIDEGVTEGLPSMQSTSNAGGHAEDDERLESLQYPYHLYISPSTRPGTNGPDRPFQCPTCGVRFTRIQNLKQHMLIHSGIKPFQCDRCGKKFTRAYSLKMHRLKHEVISSCPTT